One genomic segment of Christensenellaceae bacterium 44-20 includes these proteins:
- the glmS gene encoding glutamine--fructose-6-phosphate transaminase (isomerizing), giving the protein MCGIVGYIGDRDALSVLLKGLGKLEYRGYDSAGVAFIQDGRMKVVKAKGRLAKLEEKLGGAQAEGTLGIGHTRWATHGEPSDVNSHPHTNTAGDLAVVHNGIIENFAKLKSWLSGKGISFVSDTDTEVVAHLVNYYYEGDLKSAVMRAIKMLEGSYALGVVSAKEPGRIVAARKDSPLVVGLGEGENFIASDFPALLEYTRNVYLLEDKEVAVIEKNRVEVFDEYGNKVEKAPFVVDWDVSQAEKGGYEHFMMKEIHEQPKALYDTLMTRLRDERLDLSEIHITDDFMQDIDEILIVACGSAYHAGILGKYVIEKLARVPVSVDMASEFRYRSPILHQNQLVVVISQSGETADTIAALREAKRHGQKVVAITNVKGSSISREADATMYTQAGMEIAVATSKGYSTQVMCLYMMALELGRIKGTLSPQKYAALLGELKALPELAAEILKDETAIQHLASKRYMDEHEFFIGRGMDYALMLEGSLKLKELSYIHSEAYASGELKHGPIALIEEGTLVMALATQEALMEKSLSNFKEVKARGAYVVAVVQEHHKPLLEQEVDLVLTIPDAGDTFAPLLAVLLYQLYGYYTAVFKGCDVDKPRNLAKSVTVE; this is encoded by the coding sequence ATGTGCGGAATTGTCGGCTATATCGGCGATAGAGACGCTCTTTCGGTTTTGCTGAAAGGGCTTGGGAAACTGGAATACCGCGGCTACGACAGCGCCGGCGTCGCCTTTATTCAGGATGGGCGCATGAAGGTCGTCAAGGCAAAGGGGCGGCTGGCAAAGCTGGAGGAAAAGCTGGGCGGCGCGCAGGCCGAGGGGACGCTGGGCATCGGGCACACCCGCTGGGCGACCCACGGCGAGCCGTCGGATGTCAACTCGCATCCGCATACCAATACGGCGGGAGACCTCGCGGTGGTGCATAACGGCATCATCGAAAACTTCGCCAAGCTCAAAAGCTGGCTCTCGGGCAAGGGCATTTCCTTCGTCTCGGATACGGATACCGAGGTCGTGGCGCATCTGGTCAACTACTACTACGAGGGCGATCTGAAAAGCGCGGTCATGCGGGCCATCAAGATGCTGGAGGGCTCGTATGCCCTGGGCGTCGTCAGCGCAAAGGAGCCGGGCAGAATCGTCGCGGCCAGAAAAGACAGCCCGCTGGTGGTGGGTCTGGGAGAGGGGGAAAACTTCATCGCCTCGGATTTCCCCGCCCTGCTGGAATACACCAGAAATGTCTATCTGCTGGAGGATAAGGAAGTTGCCGTCATCGAGAAAAACCGCGTGGAGGTGTTCGATGAATACGGCAACAAGGTGGAGAAAGCGCCTTTTGTGGTGGATTGGGATGTCTCCCAGGCCGAAAAAGGCGGCTACGAGCATTTCATGATGAAGGAGATCCACGAGCAGCCCAAGGCGCTCTACGATACGCTCATGACGCGCCTGCGGGATGAACGGCTGGATCTTTCGGAAATCCACATCACAGACGACTTCATGCAGGATATCGACGAGATTCTCATCGTGGCCTGCGGCAGCGCCTATCACGCCGGAATTTTGGGCAAATACGTCATCGAGAAGCTGGCGCGGGTGCCGGTGTCTGTGGATATGGCTTCCGAGTTCCGCTACCGCAGCCCGATTCTGCATCAAAATCAGCTGGTCGTCGTCATCAGCCAGTCCGGCGAGACGGCGGATACCATCGCGGCCCTGCGGGAAGCCAAGCGCCATGGGCAGAAGGTCGTGGCGATCACCAACGTCAAGGGCAGCAGCATCTCCCGAGAGGCGGATGCCACCATGTATACCCAGGCCGGCATGGAGATCGCCGTGGCGACTTCCAAGGGCTACAGCACGCAGGTCATGTGCCTTTATATGATGGCGCTGGAGCTGGGCCGCATCAAGGGCACGCTTTCGCCGCAAAAATATGCTGCGCTGCTGGGCGAGCTGAAAGCCCTGCCCGAGCTGGCGGCGGAGATTTTGAAGGATGAGACCGCCATCCAGCATCTGGCCTCCAAGCGCTATATGGATGAACACGAGTTCTTCATCGGCAGAGGCATGGACTATGCGCTCATGCTGGAAGGCTCGCTCAAGCTCAAGGAGCTCTCGTATATCCATTCCGAGGCCTATGCTTCGGGCGAGCTCAAGCATGGCCCCATCGCCCTCATCGAGGAGGGGACGCTCGTCATGGCGCTGGCGACGCAGGAAGCCCTGATGGAAAAATCTCTCTCCAACTTCAAGGAAGTCAAGGCCCGGGGCGCGTATGTCGTCGCGGTGGTGCAGGAGCACCATAAGCCGCTTTTGGAGCAGGAGGTGGATCTGGTGCTGACCATTCCAGACGCCGGGGATACCTTCGCGCCGCTGCTGGCCGTGCTGCTCTATCAGCTCTATGGCTACTACACTGCGGTGTTCAAGGGCTGCGATGTCGATAAGCCCAGAAACCTGGCCAAATCTGTAACGGTGGAATAA
- the trxB gene encoding thioredoxin-disulfide reductase, with amino-acid sequence MYDVFIIGAGPAGLTAAIYAARSGLRVAVAEKQVPGGQIAYTHQLENYPGFARGISGGEFSQQLREQAERFGAELVSDEIGSVCLKGEQKSAQGRAGNYQARSVILAMGAAPRKLGLAGEEEMVGSGLSYCATCDGAFFRGRDAVVIGGGDTAFEDALYLADIAKSVTLVHRRNEFRAQEYLIRKAKEKENLSMLLGYRPAALEGTLGFEAVTLEQAETGEQKRLAADGLFVAIGRIPDTGILQGEMTLDAAGYLQAGEDTKTEIAGVFAAGDVRAKSLRQVATAVSDGAVAAEQAREYLMR; translated from the coding sequence ATGTACGATGTATTTATCATTGGCGCGGGCCCTGCGGGGCTGACGGCGGCCATTTATGCGGCGCGCAGCGGCCTGCGCGTTGCAGTGGCGGAAAAGCAGGTGCCGGGCGGGCAAATCGCCTATACGCACCAGCTGGAGAACTACCCGGGTTTTGCCCGGGGCATCTCGGGCGGCGAGTTTTCCCAGCAGCTTAGGGAGCAGGCCGAGCGCTTTGGGGCAGAGCTCGTCTCGGATGAGATTGGCTCGGTCTGCCTGAAGGGCGAGCAGAAGAGCGCCCAGGGAAGAGCAGGGAACTACCAGGCCCGGTCGGTCATTCTGGCCATGGGCGCGGCCCCCAGAAAGCTCGGGCTGGCCGGCGAAGAGGAAATGGTGGGCTCTGGCCTCTCCTACTGCGCGACTTGCGACGGCGCCTTTTTCCGGGGGCGGGATGCGGTCGTCATCGGCGGGGGCGATACGGCCTTTGAGGATGCGCTCTATCTGGCGGATATCGCCAAAAGTGTTACGCTGGTGCATCGGCGGAATGAATTCCGCGCGCAGGAATATCTTATAAGGAAGGCAAAAGAAAAGGAAAACCTCTCCATGCTGCTGGGGTATCGCCCGGCGGCGCTGGAAGGAACGCTGGGCTTTGAGGCGGTTACGCTGGAGCAGGCGGAGACGGGCGAGCAAAAGCGCCTGGCGGCGGATGGGCTGTTCGTGGCGATTGGGCGCATCCCGGATACGGGCATTTTGCAGGGCGAGATGACGCTGGATGCCGCGGGCTATCTCCAGGCCGGAGAGGATACCAAAACAGAGATTGCAGGGGTGTTTGCCGCGGGAGACGTCCGGGCGAAATCTCTGCGGCAGGTTGCCACGGCGGTTTCGGACGGCGCAGTGGCGGCCGAGCAGGCGCGGGAATATTTGATGCGCTAG
- the glmM gene encoding phosphoglucosamine mutase, with protein MGRLFGTDGVRGIANEKLSCELAFKLGQAAAKVLTNEVHKAKILIGKDTRISGDMLESALIAGICSAGAEACTLGVIPTSAVAHLTRYYEADAGAVISASHNTVEYNGIKFFNAKGYKLADAIEDEIEKLVLQGIGDALPTGLGVGRRVRLRNAPREYADFLAESSPVRLDGLKVVLDCANGASSALAGEVFSRLGAEVYAHYNMPDGANINDNCGSTHPGNLQILVNEYGADVGLAFDGDADRLIAVDEFGRIIDGDRIMAVCALDMKERGCLAKNTLVATVMSNLGLELSLKPQGIEIVKTGVGDRYVLEEMLASGYNFGGEQSGHLIFLDHNTTGDGMLSGIQLLGVMKRKGRTLSELANAVEILPQVLVNAKVSEEKKFDYDKDEEILAEIARLEQQMAGQGRVLIRTSGTEPLVRVMIEGKDKKAIGEEAVKIARLIEQKLGGK; from the coding sequence ATGGGCAGACTTTTTGGCACGGACGGCGTGCGCGGAATTGCCAACGAAAAACTGAGCTGCGAGCTTGCCTTCAAGCTGGGGCAGGCGGCGGCCAAGGTGCTGACCAACGAAGTGCACAAGGCGAAAATACTCATCGGAAAAGATACCAGAATTTCTGGGGATATGCTGGAGAGCGCGCTGATTGCGGGCATTTGCTCTGCCGGGGCAGAGGCCTGCACGCTGGGCGTCATCCCGACTTCCGCCGTCGCGCACCTGACGCGGTACTACGAGGCAGATGCCGGGGCGGTCATCAGCGCGTCGCATAACACGGTGGAATACAACGGCATCAAGTTCTTCAATGCCAAGGGCTATAAGCTGGCCGACGCCATCGAAGACGAGATTGAGAAGCTGGTTTTGCAAGGCATCGGCGATGCCCTGCCCACCGGCCTTGGGGTGGGCCGCCGGGTGCGGCTGAGAAACGCGCCCCGGGAATACGCGGATTTTCTCGCGGAATCCAGCCCGGTGCGGCTGGATGGCCTCAAAGTCGTGCTGGACTGCGCCAACGGCGCCTCCTCTGCGCTGGCGGGCGAGGTGTTTTCCCGGCTGGGCGCGGAGGTTTATGCGCATTATAACATGCCGGACGGCGCGAATATCAACGACAACTGCGGCTCCACGCACCCGGGCAATCTGCAAATCCTGGTAAATGAATACGGCGCAGACGTGGGCCTGGCATTCGATGGCGACGCGGATCGCCTCATCGCGGTAGACGAATTTGGCCGCATCATCGACGGGGATCGCATCATGGCCGTCTGTGCGCTGGATATGAAGGAGCGCGGCTGCCTGGCCAAAAATACCCTGGTGGCCACGGTCATGAGCAATCTGGGCCTGGAGCTTTCCTTAAAGCCCCAGGGCATCGAGATCGTCAAAACCGGCGTGGGCGACCGCTATGTGCTGGAGGAGATGCTGGCATCCGGCTATAATTTCGGCGGCGAGCAGTCCGGCCATCTGATTTTCCTGGATCACAACACCACCGGTGACGGTATGCTTTCGGGCATCCAGTTGCTGGGCGTGATGAAACGCAAAGGTAGGACGCTCTCCGAGCTGGCCAATGCAGTGGAAATTCTGCCGCAGGTGCTGGTCAATGCCAAAGTCAGCGAGGAGAAGAAATTCGATTACGACAAGGATGAGGAGATTTTGGCGGAGATCGCCCGGTTGGAGCAGCAGATGGCCGGGCAGGGCCGGGTGCTCATCCGCACTTCGGGCACAGAGCCGCTGGTGCGCGTCATGATCGAGGGCAAGGATAAAAAGGCGATTGGGGAAGAGGCTGTGAAAATCGCCCGGCTCATCGAGCAAAAGCTAGGAGGCAAATAG